The nucleotide sequence GAGCACTAAAACCGGTGCGTGGGACGGGACACGGTCGACGGACACGGAAGGTTCGGTTTGACAGCGGCGAAGTCCCGCAGGTCCGAGAGCAGGAGCATGTTGCTTTGTTATGAAATGTGAGATCCAGGCGCCCACCGGGGCTCACGTTTCCCGAAAACCCTGCACTGCTGCCCAAGGCCTGCAGGGCGACTGGAGCTGGAGTGGGGAAAAGCAAAAACGAGTAATCTAATAAGGGTTGTGGGGGTGGGGAACACGCAGGAGGGAAGAACATCAAACCAGTTGCTTTGAAGCCCAGAGGGCCGCAGATTTACAGCCAGCGGTTaccaggcagcagaggagataAGGAGAAGAATGGCAGATTTATCTTATCAGACCTGAGGTCTGTGGTTATCCAGGCCGCTGACACACATTAACCTGCACAGACTGAAGGCATCGGCTCACCACGCGCCAATAAGAGCCAAATAACCAACAAAGGGATGGTTTATATTACACGCCCATGCGGATTGAGCAGAAAATCAGGGCAAACCACAGGAAAAAACCACCGTCCTTCAATATTCATCCACTAAAAAAAGTGGCTTGAATCTGGTTTTAAAAATTCTTTTGGGTATTTTTGAGCTCTTGGAaatttcacctttttttaactgtctcagtttgttttctgtcccAGCGAGTCTGATGGGAACCACAGCACCGAGGACGAGGCCAGCCCCATGGACGACGTCCCCGACAAAGCGGAGGGGCCCGCCGGGCTGAGCGCGCCCATCATCTCGCTGACCACGGGGGCCGGCGGTCAGCTCATCCTCAACGAGTCCGGGAATCTTCTCGCCGGCGCCCAGTCCCTGCTCCTCAACGGAAACTCCCTCATCTCCAACGCGGGCGCCGGCGTCATCATCAACGGGCTCAGCATGGCGGACTGCCAGACGGTCACGCTGAATCCGGTGGCGACCAACTCGCCTTTGATACTGAACGGCGCTCAGGTGATCACCAAACCTAGCATCAACGCGCAGCCGCATGCGGTTCCCGCGGGAGAGGGAGCGTCCATGGAGGACAAGTCCAGTCGTCTTCCGGCGGTGGTTCTGAGCACCGACCCCACGCCGGCGTCCGCCGCTTCGTCTAAGGCGGAGAGTAGCGTGGAGATGGAGTTCATCCGCGTCCCCGATTCTGAAAGCAGCAGCCAGACGATATCGTCCTCTTCCTTGTCTCTGTCCCCCCCGTCGCCGGCTCTGGCCTCCCCGCTCGCTCTCCCCCGCTCTGCCGGCGTGGTGATGTCCACGTCTTCCGTGTCCTTCGCCAGTCAGCCGGTTGAGTACGTCGTCTTCGCCACCGCCGGCTCCCAGTTAAACCATAGTAGCTCTGTGGTCACCTCCGCCACCTCCATCCCTCAGGTCTTTTCCCTCCCCCAGGTTGTCCCTTCCATTCAGGGGGTGCCAGTATCCCAACCGGTCCAGCAGCCTTCAGGAGCCCAGCTGTCCCAGTGTCCCCAGTTGGTCCCAGTAGCCCCCCTCACCTCCACAGCTTCTCAGTTCCAGAATCAGACATTGAACATAATTAAAAAaccggtgcagcagcagcagaatgctCCCCCCAGTCTGCCCACGGGCACCACCACCATCGTCTCTGTCTCCCAGCTGGGTAATATTCAACTCCCCCAGCAGAGGGATCCGACCAGCGTGTCCGCCCGTAGCAAAATCCAGGTCCCGCAGGTTATTTCGATCTCCCCCCCGACGCAAGTCGTCCCAGCACCCCAACCCAAAGCCGCCGTGTCCCCGCAGATTGTCCCCGTCTCCATGCCGCAGCTGGTGCCCGTCTCCCCTCTTCAGACTTCTTCAAGCATCTCTTTCCCGCAGGTCGTCCCCGCCGGCCCGTCTCTGTCCATCCCGTCCGCCGGGGTGCCTCTGCAGATCCTGACGTCGGCTCCGGCGGCGCGACCGGCTGCGCCGGCCCCTCTGAAGATAAACCAGCTCAGGCCCCATCAGAGCGTGGGCTCGCCGAGCGGCGTGGCCCCTGGGGTGCAGCTCCTGAACTCTGGGATCATCCAGCTgccctccactcctccaggtACGCTGAGATCACGACTGTTGTCTTTTTCCTTTAGCCTGAGCCCTGTTTTTACTGTTTGCTTTGTCTCGGGCAGGTAACCTTCTCCTCAGCGGGAGCCCCTACCTGAGCGTCCAGCAGGGGAAGCTGATCTTGACCATCCCGGCAGGTATTCAGCTCACCAGTCTGCCCCTGAAACCCGCCCCCGAGGCTCCGCCCGCCTCTAACGGAGCGAGTCTGGCTCTCACCCCGTCCGCCCCCGTCGTGACCTCTTGCCCGAGCGGCCTCGCGTCGCCTCCACTGAACTTCATCAGTCAGTCTCCCCCCTACGGCACCCCAGAGACCGGCGCCATCCCGTCCCCCCACACGCTGGACCATTCCGTGGGTCCTGCCACGCCCACTGCGCTGACCCCGGAGAGCATGCTCACCCTCAGTCCCATGTACAGCGGCGTGACCTCCAACACCCAGTCGCCGCAGCCGGTCTGGAGCCCCCTGCCGCTCTCCTCTTCGGCCGGTCTGACTTTGTTTGACGTCCGGGGGAAGGCGGACCTGCCCGTGGACCCTGGTTTGTTGGGCCTGCCTGGGGGGGAGTCGCTGCTGCTGGGGAGCCCCTCGCCGGAGCAGGACACCAGCTCCGCTTTAGACAACCCAGAGGAGATGGACGGGGACGCCAAGATTCTCACTCAGCTCCAGTCCGTCCCTGTGGACGACGAGCTGGGCTTGTAGCGAAAGGTTCAGCCGGTCACAGACGTTCCTGTCGACCTGAACAACTTAGGGAGGACTTTTCGGaccacctccctctccctctgggCTGGAAAAGGCAGGATGGTCCCCGTCATATTCCAGGATTCCCCCTTTACAAATGTAGCGACTCCTGCCGTCGGTGCCTTTCTTGATTTTTCACAAATCCAGGAAAGCGGAAATCATCAGCTTGGCCACGATAGAGTTCctaaaaaggaaaggaaacgcAACataagctcttttttttttttttacagcgtctCTGAAGCTCAAAAAATCTCGAGGTGACTCTTTACACCGCTTCACTACAACAAAAACACTCCGGGAACAGTCGGGATTAGATTTTCTACTGACGCAACTCTTCACGACACAGTTTCTCCTTCAGGTATTCCCGTGTCGGTGATTTCTCCAGGCACGTAAAACAGTATTTCATGACACGTTACTGAGGTCTGGCGCCGGGCTTCACGTCTGTCGGTGAACTGCGTTGGAACGTGGCGGCCGCCCTCAAAGATGGGGACAAGGGTTCGTGCTCTATGCAACGTGCGTCGGCCCGTTTCCGGGCACCGAGTGGTGCATTTAGAGGAGAAGCGCATTTAAATGAAATTCTTTTATGTTTGTCTGAAATGCCGAGCGTTGAAATCGTGTGTCGGTTTCAAAATGATCACTAATGAGTGCCTTATTTGAATGAttgatgtttttggactgttGTTATCACGTTTTGGGACGCACGTGTCCGTGCTCGTGTGTCGGTGTGAAACATCGTCGCACCTCCAGTCTCTGTATATTTTGCACCTTTGTCTCTCATGATGTTTACGCTGCGTCGCTACGACGACGGTCCTCTGTTGCTGTAGTGGGAACCTGGAAGACCTGGTGGAGCATCTGTAAAGTAAACCAGAGAATCCTGGGCTCAAACTTCAGGAAAAGCTcctttattttggggggggctGATGTTCCCTCCACCAGCAGAGCTCACTGCTGTCGTTAGCAGTCAAACTTTGGCCATTTTggtacataaacacacacttcagtgtccgatttaggaaaaaaaaaccctatacGTGTTTGTATGTCCTTTTTTGTGCATCTATTTAAAGCATGTATCAATCTGTTTGTAGTTTGTACTTGAAAGATGTtttggagaaaagaaaacccaTAGGAAATGAGTTTTCGTTTTAATTTGAAAGGTCACGCTGAGGTTTTGGAGGGCTTTCGGACAGCGGGAAGGTCATTTTCAAACACGCTAGGTCCCCCGTGATGTCAGAAGGGATTCAGTGGCATTCGGGGTGATAAaaaacatcttgttttggtTCAGATTAGAATCAGGGTTGAAAGGGAAACGTCCTGTATGTAAAAcaagagccttttttttttttaaccaaagtaAGTAGAGATTAAAGCCTCTGTGGGCTTCTGCACATTACTAGCATGTTTTCACTCTCCTACCTGACATATAAACTTCAGATGTAACCAAAGATAATGTATTTTGAattgtttttaatagttttataAGGGATGATGTGCCTGTCCTGttgttggttgttgttttttctgttttatatccAAATGCATTCTATTTTTTATATTATGTGACATTGTAATAAACATTTACAGAAAGGTCTGAGGTTTCTTTTTCCAGACGCCAGGAtttgttttgtgcattttctgTATTTGCCTACTGCTTTGATTCCTGATTTGTTAAGAAAAACCTAttcaaatgtgatttttgtgtgtgtgtgtgtgtgtgtgtgtgtgtgcgtttacaGATGAGCGGCCGTGCTCCTCAGACGATGTGCAGCCATGATCTTCACAGCAGAGCAGGTTGTCTGCGTGAGCGAGGTCCTCTTGCAGAACCAGCATCTCATGGGCTTCCTCCACAGCCTCCCCCTTCTTTACCCCCTCCTGCGCTCACCCCAGGGAGCTGGAGAGTGGGTTGAAGGCCAAGGCCTC is from Takifugu rubripes chromosome 11, fTakRub1.2, whole genome shotgun sequence and encodes:
- the six5 gene encoding homeobox protein SIX5 isoform X2 encodes the protein MASLSLESTEQSKNSPEEPAGTDCKKEKDPLEISKQLLQSFQKSALTFSTDQISCLCEALLQAGNVERLWRFLSTIPLSSELLRGNETLLKAQALVAFHREEFKDLYAILESYAFHPSNHGFLQDLYLKARYKEAERSRGRSLGAVDKYRLRKKFPLPKTIWDGEETVYCFKEKSRNALKECYKRNRYPTPDEKKNLTKVTGLSLTQVSNWFKNRRQRDRTPSGTHSKSESDGNHSTEDEASPMDDVPDKAEGPAGLSAPIISLTTGAGGQLILNESGNLLAGAQSLLLNGNSLISNAGAGVIINGLSMADCQTVTLNPVATNSPLILNGAQVVPAGPSLSIPSAGVPLQILTSAPAARPAAPAPLKINQLRPHQSVGSPSGVAPGVQLLNSGIIQLPSTPPGNLLLSGSPYLSVQQGKLILTIPAGIQLTSLPLKPAPEAPPASNGASLALTPSAPVVTSCPSGLASPPLNFISQSPPYGTPETGAIPSPHTLDHSVGPATPTALTPESMLTLSPMYSGVTSNTQSPQPVWSPLPLSSSAGLTLFDVRGKADLPVDPGLLGLPGGESLLLGSPSPEQDTSSALDNPEEMDGDAKILTQLQSVPVDDELGL
- the six5 gene encoding homeobox protein SIX5 isoform X1 yields the protein MASLSLESTEQSKNSPEEPAGTDCKKEKDPLEISKQLLQSFQKSALTFSTDQISCLCEALLQAGNVERLWRFLSTIPLSSELLRGNETLLKAQALVAFHREEFKDLYAILESYAFHPSNHGFLQDLYLKARYKEAERSRGRSLGAVDKYRLRKKFPLPKTIWDGEETVYCFKEKSRNALKECYKRNRYPTPDEKKNLTKVTGLSLTQVSNWFKNRRQRDRTPSGTHSKSESDGNHSTEDEASPMDDVPDKAEGPAGLSAPIISLTTGAGGQLILNESGNLLAGAQSLLLNGNSLISNAGAGVIINGLSMADCQTVTLNPVATNSPLILNGAQVITKPSINAQPHAVPAGEGASMEDKSSRLPAVVLSTDPTPASAASSKAESSVEMEFIRVPDSESSSQTISSSSLSLSPPSPALASPLALPRSAGVVMSTSSVSFASQPVEYVVFATAGSQLNHSSSVVTSATSIPQVFSLPQVVPSIQGVPVSQPVQQPSGAQLSQCPQLVPVAPLTSTASQFQNQTLNIIKKPVQQQQNAPPSLPTGTTTIVSVSQLGNIQLPQQRDPTSVSARSKIQVPQVISISPPTQVVPAPQPKAAVSPQIVPVSMPQLVPVSPLQTSSSISFPQVVPAGPSLSIPSAGVPLQILTSAPAARPAAPAPLKINQLRPHQSVGSPSGVAPGVQLLNSGIIQLPSTPPGNLLLSGSPYLSVQQGKLILTIPAGIQLTSLPLKPAPEAPPASNGASLALTPSAPVVTSCPSGLASPPLNFISQSPPYGTPETGAIPSPHTLDHSVGPATPTALTPESMLTLSPMYSGVTSNTQSPQPVWSPLPLSSSAGLTLFDVRGKADLPVDPGLLGLPGGESLLLGSPSPEQDTSSALDNPEEMDGDAKILTQLQSVPVDDELGL